The window AGAAAGATTGAACTCAGTTTTTTATTCAGCAAAAGCAGTTCCTGCTGATTGGGCTTACTGATATTCCAGATGAGATACTGATAATCGTTGTCAATGACCAATGCCTGATCGCCGAAACTTGATACAAAATACTGCAGAGATGACCTCGATCTGAACATTGTCGGAAGTTTATCACCGCCTGGATCGAGATTTAACAATTCATAATAAGAGTTGTCTGCGGTCTCCGGCGGCGGATACAGAGGATTATGATGTGGTTCGTAGGTTAATAGCGATGTTATCCAATTGTTTTTCTCCAGCAGGTTTGGTCGTTCAATGGCTGAACAAACGCATGCCCTGGCCCTGATCAGCTCGTCAAAAGGAAAATGAATAAGTAACCCCCTGCTGATAAGGTAACTGATGTTATTGATCACAAACAACTCGGCTGGCTCAAATTTGATTTCGTCACTCTCCGAAAAATTAATTATCGTTTTTTGAATATCTGCGTTGGGAGAAATTATCCAAGTATTACGGGAGCCATAGGTTTTCCCTTGCTGCCCTGCTTTGGTCATTTCCCAAAACTGAAACTGCCGTTCAGGAAATTCATTGAATTCGGTGGTAAAGAAGCTACTGTCGGCTTCCTCTTCATCTCCAAAGTTTCCCTGTATCTCATAGTATTGTCCGTTAATATAGTTCGTCAGATAATCATTTGCGAGTTCGGGAAAAGCAATTGGAATTTTATGCAGATTTTCCCGAAAATTTTCCAAGCGGTCAACATGGTTAGACCATTCATCTGTATCATAGTCGCTACCCATAAGCTCTGCAAGGGAATGAATTTTTTGGGCCAGTGCACTGGTGTTGATGGGCTTTAACCCAAGGTCTGTGAAACCAGAACTGGTGGAATAACCTATACGTTCAGCGAACTCTGCGAACTCCTGACTCAGATAAGCAGCTTCCGCGCAGTTATAGGCCAGATCTGAATACTGCCGGGCGCCTTCAATATATATTCTCAGAATAAATCCGTCAGCATTTTCGCGAACAAAGTTTTTAATCGATTCTAACGCTGGTTTTTCTTCTTTGAGGCCTTCGAAATACAGTATCTCCATTCACAATGATATATAAACCTAAAGATAATATATTCTTTTAGGAACGGTAATTAATCAAATGACTTATCGGTTTATCGGGTGATAAAATAAGCAATTGTAACTTATAGTTCACTTAATTTGAAGGTTTAAACTTAAACACGCAGACACCTATTCAGGCGGGCCAGATTTGCTAAATATTACATTCGATGGACGATGAAAATCCGGAAGATGTCTACCCCGCTGCCGCAGGCCCATTCCCGTGATCCCGTATACCATCACGACGTTATAGTAAAGCACAAAGTCCCACCTCTCTCCACAGCCCGCGTTAGTGATGGCAGTGGATACCGGCCCAGCGCCTAAGGCCTGTGTAGTATGAACGAACAGCACGGCCCGCAGGGAACGCCATTTTTAAAAGTTAAAATTCAAAAGTCAAAAAGTATCAGGTTGTGAGTATCGGGACTTTTTAGCCGGAAAATTGAAATTATACACTCTCATCACAACTAAGTCCACACTTTTTTAACGCTGAAATATGTGTATATTTGGTAATAGAAAGGAGGCAAATATGAAAACGAACCTAACAGGTAAAGGCGCATCCCGGATTCACAAAAGCGTGTCTCCTGAGGAAATTATTGCCGCCGGAGGAACTACCGCTTTTGGGATAAAAACAGGCAAAAATAACGAAGAACTTAAGAAAGCGCTTAAGAATTCGGCTGAACCAGAGCCTTTTACTGAAGAAGAATGGGAGGGCTTATTAAAACAAATAGCCAACGATAAGTAATGAATTTATTACTGGATACCAATATTCTTTTGTTTATTTCGAGGACGAGGAACACAGATAGTTTTGTAGATTTTATTAATCCTGATAACTCAAGCTTGTATATATCGGTAGCATCTGAAGCCGAAATTAAATCATTAGCACTTAAAAATAATTGGGGTGCTAAACGTGCCGATATTCTGCATGGTTTTTTAGATGGGATCAATATTGTAGAGATTAGTCAATCTTACGTCGATATTTACGCAGAGATCGACGCATATTCGCAAAGGTTGAATCCGGATTTTAAGGAATACTCGTTTGAAACCCCAAGAAATATGGGCAAAAACGATCTATGGATCGCTTCGTTGGCAGCTTTATTAGGCTTGCAGTTAATTACAACAGATACTGATTTTGACCACTTGCATAATGTATTCTTTCCGGTAAGGCGAATATTGCCGGAAGATTTTCGGCAGTTCTTTTAATAGTTGTACCTATGCAGGCAAATCACTATTTAGGATTTGTTTAGTTTTCATATTGATAAATTTTTGTTGCAAATATTCCCCTCATCACCCCTTCAAATAATGCAACCCCACGCATCCCGATTTAAAAATCTTGGCATCTACCAGTTTCCAGTTTAGCTTTTCCTGCAGCGGGAAATCTTCCATCAACTTTTTTCCTTCGCCAATAATTACCGGGTGAATTACAATATGAATTTCGTCGATCAGGCCGAGTGCCATGAGTTGCGAACGCAGGCTTACGCCGGCGATGGAGATTTTTTTGCCGGGCTGCTGTTTCAGTTTTAGCATTTCGGCTTCCAGGTTGTCGCGCATAATGCGTGTATTGTCTTCCAACCTTTGAAGGGTGCGCGAAAAAACAATTTTATCAACGTCGACAACGGTTTGCGCAAATGCATTGCCCGCTGCCGTGCCCGACTGGGTTTCGGCCACCTCGGTCCAATACGGAACTATCAAATCGTACATCTTACGTCCGTATACCACCAGGTCTACGTCGTGCGCCAAGTCGGCAAAATATTGGTGAATTTCTTCATCGCCATTAAAATTGGTGTGTTCGTAACAGCCGTCTATACTGATATTCATGCCAAAAGTTACAGTTCTCATGGGGTTGGTTTTAGTGTTGATTTTTATGACTGGTTTTGCTAAATAAATATCAAAAATAAAATACGTCGTTCATAGCGGAGAGGGCCAGGTGCGACAAAAAAGAGGCGTTTAAGTCGGAAGTCTTTAGTCGGAAGTCTGATTTTTCAGGACTTAAGGCTTCAGACTCCACCCGTGCATAGTTGCTAAACGATTTAGTTGAAAGATAAAATTTATACAAAACTTAAAAAACTTTCCCGCCGCTTGGGGGCTGCACCCTGCTGACAGCATCTTACCATTATAAACCAATTGAAAAACAATACCATAAGCCGGGCTGCCGGGCATTTTTAGCCTTTGCAGCTGCCGGGGTAAACCAGCATTCATGATTTTTTTAGGACGGCAGTTTTTTACAGGCTGGGCGGGAGCGTGATCGTATAGGGGATGGTGGCTAAGACTCACCCGGCCAGGCTGCGCCCGCCACCCTCTCTCTTCACCTGCGGTGGAAAGAGGGGCTTGAACGGGGGCCAAACCCGGCATACTAAATTGATTCAGCACTTCAAGCCCCTCTTTCCGGCGAAGCCGAAGAGAGGGTGGCGGGCGCAGCCTCGTCGGGTGAGTCTTCGCAATTTCAAGGGGTTTTTAATATTGCAACAAACAGGGGCAGGCTTTATATAAACCAATTAAACAAAATCAATTTCTATGAAAATTATGAAAAACAATGTTAAACAAACCTGCGGCACATTGGGCGTGCTGCGTGCTTTTAAATTGATGGGCCGGGCGGGGTATGGCCTGCTGCTGGCGGTACTGGGCTGTATGGCGGTGGCATCGGGCTGTAAAAAGGAGGGGCGGTTGGCGGCCGGGGCGCCGACGGCTTCGGCAGCGGTGGCCGGCCGTAAGCTGGTAACCAATGCAACCCTGCCTACCCGTGCCGAGGCGCTGGTGGCCATGCAGGTTTACAATAATACTTTTTACAACCAGTACGGCACCTACGGCCCCAGCTTTAAGGCCTATTACTGGAAAGACCAGAACCACACCACCCGCATGGATTTCTGGACACAGGCCGAGGCTATTGAAACCCTCATTGACGCTTACAATATAAACCCCAATGTGGATTTGAAGAACAAAATCAGCTACCTGTACAACGGTATGCGCGATGGTTACGGCCTTACCTGGGAAAGCAATATTTATAACGATGATATTATTTGGGGCAGCCTGATGTGCGTGCGCGCCTATGCCATTACCAATGATGGCGGCATGTTGGATATGGCCAAAAACAACTTCGCCATTGTATGGAACCGCGCCTATGATACCTCCCTGGGCGGAGGTTTGTGGTGGACTACCGCCAAGCAAACCAAAAACGCCTGCGTAAACGCGCCGGCCATTATTTGTGCCATGAAATTGTACGCTGCCACCGGCGATGCCAGTTACCAAACCAAGGCCAAGCTGCTGATGGATTGGATGGTGGCCACCCTGTATACCAGCAGCGGCGAGGTTAAAGGCGCTATAAACGCGGCCGGCACCATTACCGAAGGCAGCCGCTCATACACGCAAGGCACGTTCATTGGCGCCTGCGATGCCCTGCGCCTGCAATACCCTGCCGTAAACTACGCCGCAATGGCCAACAACGTAATGAACTACAGCAAAAACAACATGTGCCAAACCCCTGGCGGCATATTGCTGGATGAGTACGACACCGCCGATACACAGGGCTTTAAGGGCATATTTGCCCGCTGGGCCTGTATTTACGTGCACTCGGCAGGTTTACAAAGCACTTATGGCAACTGGCTGGATGCCAACGCCACGCAGGCTTGGTCTATACGCAACAACAGCGGACAAATGTGGGGCAAATGGGCCACCCGCACCCCCGACGGCACCATCCTGAACGCATTTGAAACCACGCCTGGCGTAGCGATGGTGAATGGTATTTACTGGTACCGCTAAATTAATTTAGCCTGCCCCTGTTTGTTTTTGTGATTTTTGTTTGATGATGTTTTTGATATCCGGAAATGTTATGTGCCAGTTAACAGAATTTTAGCTGCAAATTTCGTTACAGAAAAAACATCTTGTCATCCCCAAAATTGTCAGCAGAGGGAGCTTCGGACGAAAGCGGCCAAAACGATGGCGGGCGGTGCGATGGCAGGGCATAGGATGTTTTTGCAGGTGGGTGGGGCCTGCCGAGCCGGGGCAAAATAAATCCAGCCCAGGTTTTGGCGGTTTTGCAGGGCAAAGGCCCGTGCGGCAAAGAAGCATTTCTGCTGACTTGATTTTTGGTTACTTTGTATCAAGACAAAGTAACAGCCCTCCCGCGGCGAATGAGCGGGCCGATGTTGTAGCTTCTACAAAGTAATTTCGTAAATCGGAATTTTCAGAATTTGAGAATGAGCAGAATTTTACGGTGCCCAACGAGTGCTTTACCGAGTCTGGCAGGGTGTTCACGGGTACAAAAATCCACAGGCCATCTACCTCTGGCAAAACTGGGCCAATTTACCTCGCTCTAAAATTGTCCGAACATTTAATTGTCTGATATCTAATACTTTAAGTGTTCGACTCCCGAACACCTGCTTATCTCCGTAAAAAACCGAACGCCAGGCGGTAATATCAAGACCTGAGTTATAACCACCCTGCCAAAAATCTTGCTACCTGATACTTGCTACTTGATACTAAAATCTTGCTGTTAAGTTTTACATTTGCAGCATGAGTAAGTTATGGCAAAAAACCACTAATGTAAATCAGCTGGTTGAAGATTTTACCGTAGGTAAAGACAGGGAGTTTGACCAGGAAATGGCCGCGTTTGATGTGCTGGGCTCGTTGGCCCACACCCGTATGCTTGAAAGTATTGGACTGATGGATGGTGCTGATCTTGAACTTGTTCAGCGTGAGCTAAAAGCTATTTATGCTGATATTGAGGCCGGTAATTTCAACATCGAAGATGGGGTAGAGGATGTACACTCGCAGGTAGAAATGCTGCTAACCCAACGCATTGGCGATGCCGGCAAAAAGATCCATTCCGGCCGCTCCCGTAACGACCAGGTGTTGGTCGACCTCAAATTATTCTTCCGTCACCAGTTGCAACAGGTAGTTGAGGAAACCGAAACCCTTTTTCGCCAGTTGATTACACTAAGCGAGCAGCATAAAGATGTGCTGCTGCCTGGCTATACCCACTTGCAGGTTGCCATGCCATCCTCGTTCGGCCTTTGGTTTGGCGCCTATGCCGAAAGCCTTGCCGATGATCTGGAACTGGTGTTGGCTGCTTATAAAATCACCAATAAAAATCCTCTGGGTTCGGCAGCTGGTTATGGCTCGTCGTTCCCGCTTAACCGTACGCTAACTACCCAATTATTGGGGTTTGAAAGCCTGAATTATAACGTAGTATACGCCCAGATGGGTCGCGGTAAAACCGAGCGAATCATTGCCCAGGCGCTATCGAGTATAGCTGCCACCCTTGCCAAAATGGCTATGGACCAGGCGCTTTACCTGAGCCAGAACTTTGCCTTTGTAAGCTACCCCGATACATTAACTACCGGTAGCAGCATTATGCCTCACAAAAAAAATCCGGATGTTTGGGAGATTATGCGCGGCAAATGTAATCGCCTGCAAGCCCTCCCAACGGATGTAGCTATGATGACCACCAACCTGCCATCAGGCTATCACCGCGAACTGCAGCTGCTCAAAGAACTCCTGTTCCCGGCCTTTGCCGACCTGAAGAAATGCCTGCATATGGCCACTTTCATGCTCCAGAATATAACAGTGAATGCTGATATACTGAAAGATCCCAAATATGCATACCTGTTTAGCGTTGAGGAAGTTAATCGCATGGTTTTAAGCGGAACCCCTTTCAGGGATGCCTACAAACAAGTAGGCTTAGCTATAGAACAAGGCGAGTTTAACCCTGATAAAACGGTAAACCACACCCACGAAGGCAGTATAGGCAACCTGGGTAACCAGCATATAACTGCCGCCTTTGATAAGCTGCTCATCAACTTTGATTTCGGGAAAGTTGAAACGGCAATAAAGGGGCTGGTGGCTTAGCAAAATGGTAATCCTGCTGGATATAGATGGAGTATTAGTAACCGAACCGTCCTGGAAAAAGGTAGAAATTGGTGCCGATGGCTTCATGCTGTTTAACAAACTATCGGCACAAAACCTGGCTGATATTTTGTTGCTAACAGGCGCCGAGGTGGTTTTAGCCAGTACACATAGAATTAACTTTGCTATTGAACGTTGGCTGGACATCTTCAAAATCAGGGGGGTAACTATTAATAAATTATCTAAACTTAATGATAAGAAATCCCTAACGGATATGCAGGATCGTGGTAACGAAATTCAGGAGTGGATACATAAAAACGGCGAAGTGAACTACGTTATTATAGACGATGACTTGTCAATAAATAACCTGCCTGAGGCTATAAAACAAAAGTGGGTTACCATCAAACCCCATATTGGAATTGATATTGAGGCCAAACAAAAGGCCCTGGATATTCTTTTAACTAATCGGTGAAATTATCTATAAACCAGTGTAATCCTTAAAAATGAACGGACAAAACAGAAGCGATATTTACCCAGGCCTGGAAGTGGATATTATCCTTAAAAAAGACCAGCGCACGGGCACGCTTACCCGCGGGATTGTGAAAAGGCTGTTAACCAGCGCATCATACCATTCCCGTGGTATAAAAGTGCAGCTGGACGACGGCCAGGTTGGCCGGGTGGCCTGGATTGTTGATGAAGAAGATTAATTCATGATTTCTACACAATTGTTTACCATATTTACCTTGTACTTACCATAGTGCAATCCAATATGCCTGCAAGCCCTCAACGAAAATCGAAATTATGGTTACGGTTAGATACGCATCACCGATTGTTAGTATCCTTACTTGTTGCTACAGCTACACTTATTTTCATATGGGGCCGATTTAGCATACCGGCAACAACGTTGGTTACGTGGTCGGCATTTGGGTTAAGTGTTATAGTGATGGATTGGATTATCATCCTGTCATCGCATCCAATGGAGGTTAGGCACATAGCCAAAATTGAGGATTCCAGCCGGGTATTGATATTTGCTTTTGTAATTGTAGCATCAATCATAAGTCTCCTGGCAATTTTTTTCCTGCTCAAATCATCTAAACAGCTGTCTCCTGCCGTAGTTACCGGCCATGTATTATTGGGGATGACATCGGTAATTATCTCCTGGATATTGGTGCATACCATATTTACCCTGCGTTACGCACATATGTATTACGCTACAGATACCGATGGCGATAACAAGACCAAACCTTTGGGCGGGCTGGAATTTCCCGGCGATGAAAAGGGTTTTGAGCCCGATTATCTTGATTTTGTATACTTCTCCTTTGTGTTGGGGATGACTTTCCAGGTATCGGATATCGAGATCTCGTCCCGGCAAATCCGCCGGCTGGCATGGATCCACGGTATGATATCTTTTGCTTTTAATACTGCTATTGTGGCATTAAGCATTAATGTAATTTCGGGACTGGTATCAAACTGATACAAAGTCGGCAGTCTTTAGTTGGCAGTCTCGAGTCATATTTTCTTTTTGACTTAGAACTTGCGGCTTCCTACTCAAGACTATCCTTTAATTTAAGTTGGCAAGGCATTAAAACAAACCGCCCTGCTGATCAATGAATTTGGGGCGAAGTAAATTTGTGCCAAGGGCCGCATTTAATTTTTTGGTTACATAATCTGACAGTATGGGCGAAAACCTTTCATCATGCTGGTGCATAAAGAACCAAACCGATTTTAAACCTTCCTGCTGCCATTTTTTTATCCTTTCTACCCACATATCCAAACGGGCCTCATCAATGCTGTATTCGCCCATTTTATCAGTACAGCCCACAAACCGGATAAAGGCGTGAGGCGTGGGCAAACTCATGTGTATTACGTCGCGGCGTCCGGAGGCGTCGGTTATTACGGCGCCAATATTAAGATCGCGAAAAAGACTGAATACTTTGTCGGCGTTTTCCTGTTGGGCAAACCATTCTTTATGCCTTAGTTCTACAAAAACGGGTACATCTTTGGGCAAAGCCTCCAGGTATGCTTTCAGTTCGGGGAAGCTTTTGGGGGTGTAGTTATCGCTCAATTGCAAAAATAACGGTCCCAGCTTTTCGCCGAATGCCATGATGCCTTCATAGTAAGTTGTAGTAATATCGTCGGCATTTTTTAGCCTGCGTATGTGGCTGATGCTTTGCGAAAATTTGGGGCAAAATTTAAAACCGGGGTTGCTTTCGGCTTTGGCTTTCCATTTGGCAATGGTATCGGGGCCATAAACGTTATAAAATGTGGCATTCAGTTCAATGCAATCAAAGTGTCTTACATATTCATCCAAAAAATTAGCTTCCTTGGTTTTAGGCGGATAGATTTGCCCAATCCACTCCTTGCGTCCCCACTTTGCACAACCAACGTGAACCTGTATTGGCTCGTTGTTTTTAGCCGTTGCTAATACCGAAGTAGTGAGTTCTGTATCAGGCGGAAGTGTAAAATCTATTAAGGGTAATTCTTCGGGTGCTACTTTGCCAAATTCCATGGTTAGTTGATTAAGTATCTGAATCAGAATTTTCAGAATTTAAGAATTTTAAAAATAGCAATATTGATAGAAAGTTTTCTATTCTGCTAATTAAATAATTCTGTAAATTCTGATTCTGACAAAATTACCCCAACAAATCCACTTTAAACAACGGCTTCACTCGTTTTTTGCTCGCCTGCTCATATGCATACCCCAGCTTAATAATATCGCCTTCTTTCCAGGCTGTGCTGAAAAACGACAGGCCGATAGGCAAACCATGTAGCAATCCCATGGGTACAGTAATGTGCGGGTAGCCCGCCATAGCTGCCGGGCTCGAGAAGCCGAAACCGTTGTCGTAATCGCCATTTACAAGGTCGATGCACACTGCCGGGCCGTTAGTGGGGCCTATGATGGCATCCAGTTTGTTATCGGTTAAAATTTTATCTATAGCCTTGCGGGTGCCCGTATTGGTTTGCTTTACAGCTTTTAGATACTCTTCGGTGTTTAAGTCGCCTTTGGCCTGGGCCAGTTCAAGGGTTTCCTGTTTAAAAAAGGGCATAGCTTTGGCTTCGTTTTGCTTGTTATAGGCAATTACATCGGCCAGGGTTTTTACTTTGCTGTTAGCATTGCTTAAATACAGGTTCAGCCCATCTTTAAATTCATATAATAAAACCGGGAATTCACTTTTGCCGATATCTTTAAGCTCTTTATTCAACTCAACTTCAATCACGGTAGCGCCTTTACTTTGCATGGTTTTAATGGCGTCTTTCAGTAAAGCTACCATACCTGGGTTGCCATCCATTGCTGATTTTTCGACCCCGAGGCGTTTGCCTTTTAAACCATCTACATCTAAAAACCTGGTGTAATCAGCCTCTGCCTTGCCCTTGCCCGCCAGGGTAAAACTGTCTTGTGGATCAACGCCGGCCAGGGCTCCTAAAAAAATGGCCGCATCTTTAACGGTGCGGGCCATAGGCCCGGCAGTGTCCTGTGTTTTGGAGATAGGAATAATGCCCGATCTGCTCCACAACCCTACAGTAGGTTTAATACCCACCAACCCGTTTACTGATGATGGTGATACGATTGAGCCATCCGTTTCGGTACCAATGGCTATGGTGCATAAATTGGCCGCTACAGCACTGCCCGATCCTGCGCTTGAGCCGCTGGGGTTACGATCGAGAATATAGGGGCATTTGGTTTGGCCGCCCCGGCTGCTCCACGCGCTGGTAGAGTGTGTTGAACGGAAGTTGGCCCACTCACTTAAATTGGTCTTGCCCAATAAAACGGCCCCGGCCTCGCGTAGCTTGTGGATAATAAAGGCGTCTTGTTTGGCAAAATTGTCACTCAGGGCCAGCGAACCGGCCGTGGTATGCATATTATCGCCGGTGTTTATATTATCCTTTATCAGCACTGGTATGCCATGTAAGGGGCCGCGTACTTTGCCTTTCTCCCGCTCTTTATCCATAGCATCGGCCATGTTTAAAGCATCCTTATTTAATTCAATAACGGAGTTTAACTTTGGGCCATTCTTGTCAATCTCATCAATACGTTTCAGGTAAAGCTCGGTAAGCAGGTGCGATGTATATTGCTTAGCCTTCATTTTTTCCTGCAAATCGGTTATAGTGGCTTCCGAAAGTTCAAACAGATCATCCTTACTATCCGTGGCGGTGGTATCTGGTTTTTTATCATCTGTTGCTGGCTGGCTGCATGATGCAGCAACCAATGTTGATAACGTAAGGCCAGCTAATGACCCTGTTTTAAGAAAATTTCGTCTGTGCATAACCGGTTGTTGAAAAGCATCTACAAATAACAAAATATTTGCCGGATAAAAAATTATCAACCTAAAATGTTACAACATGTATTTATGTACAGCCGGTTTATGCACAGACGTTTAGCAGTTAACGTTTGGCATATATAATTAACGATGCTTTCGCGATAACATTTTGGTTTAGCATAAAGCCAACTAATGCAGGCGATGCCTTATCGCCAACACCAAGCTTGTCTGTTTTTAAGGCAAAAATGGTAATGACATAACCATGGGCAGCATCATTTACCGGCGGGCAGGGGCCGCCATAACCCGGAACACCAAAATCGGTGTTGCCTTGTGTGGCACCGGCGGGCAACTCATTTGCCCGTTGGCTGCCCGCGCCTTGTTTAAGTTGGTGAACGCTGGCAGGGATATCTAAAACCACCCAATGCCACCAGCCGCTGCCGGTAGGGGCGTTGGGATCGTACATGGTAATGGCGAAACTTTTGGTGCCTTGTGGTGCATTTTGCCATTCCAGTTGGGGCGATTTGTTGAGCCCCGTGCAGCCAAATGTATTTGATGCAAATTCATTGGTGAATTGCCCGCCCAGATCGGCGCTTTTTAATGTAAAGGTTTGCGCTTTGGCGCTTAAGCAGCTTATAACTGCAAATAAAAATAAGATGAACTTTTTCATGATATTGGATATAAATAATACCCAAATGTGGTTTGTTTTCGCGGCCAGGCGTTAATGCCGGCGGCTCAAAAACTATTGAAAAAAGCTCATATTTCTTGTGCGCTCATTTGGTACTGTTTTGGGCTTACGCCAAATTTTCTTTTAAATGCAGATGAAAAGTTCGAAAGGTTATCGTACCCGAAATCGATGTAAAGCGATGTGGCGTTTTTACCTTGTTCAAGCTGCTGCCGGGCTACCTCAAGCTTTCTCTCGCGGATGTATTTGCCGGGGGGCATGTGATAAACCTTTTCAAAGTCGCGTTTAAATGATGCCAGGCTCTTGTTGGCCAAAAAGGCCAGCTCATCAAGCGTAAGGTTATTGAACAGGTTGTTCTCCACTACGTTTTTTAACAGCAATTCGGGCAATGGGGTATTACTTCGCAACAGGCTGGTCAATTGGCTGCCATAACTATGCAGTAAAACTAAAAGTAGTTCTTCTACTTTGTTGGCGGCCAATAAATACGGCAAATTTTGCCCTTCCTGTATCAGCGTTTGTATGCTTTTAACATAGCCGGCAATGTAATTAGTTTGCCTGAACTTAATATAGTCTGGTGTTACCGTGTTTGGCCGCGAGGTCAGTTTATGCCGGTTTAAAAAATCCTGGGCGAAAGCTGATGAAAAGAATATCAGTATACTGCTGTATTGACGATTGTTTAAA is drawn from Mucilaginibacter ginsenosidivorax and contains these coding sequences:
- a CDS encoding helix-turn-helix domain-containing protein → MTNIYIPQATENQRRITAGDISFVHYAEKDSLQHSRVVFNCYAISFVINGEKAIFRPANNTIVGTGEGIVIPEGNSIMAEHTLNNRQYSSILIFFSSAFAQDFLNRHKLTSRPNTVTPDYIKFRQTNYIAGYVKSIQTLIQEGQNLPYLLAANKVEELLLVLLHSYGSQLTSLLRSNTPLPELLLKNVVENNLFNNLTLDELAFLANKSLASFKRDFEKVYHMPPGKYIRERKLEVARQQLEQGKNATSLYIDFGYDNLSNFSSAFKRKFGVSPKQYQMSAQEI